The Oncorhynchus clarkii lewisi isolate Uvic-CL-2024 chromosome 12, UVic_Ocla_1.0, whole genome shotgun sequence genome segment CCCTCTCTTGAGGCACTTGGAACACAGTACATGAACAGTGTAGTAGAGCCCGGGCCACTCCTGCAGAAGGACATTCAGCTCCTCAACCAGTGGGATTATCGCTTGCCAAGCAGTCCAGATATTTGGCAGGGAGGCATGGCTGGCTATGGACAGTGACTCGGCCTGCAGCCTGCCCCGAGCCGGCTGGTAACTGACCACCACAGGCACTTTACCGCGATAGGCAAAGATCTGGTGCCTCCCGTCTGACCGCTGAACCACATGGCTGTTGATCTGCACACTGTAGCGTGCAAACAGTCcaggagggaagagaaaggggaaGCTGTATTCAATCTGCAGCTGCTCCACAGAGAAGAACTGACTAGCAGCCACTGAGCTGCCGTTCACCCAGGCCTCGGCATGGGGCTCCTCATTGCTGACATAGCTGGGGAACTTGTACCAGACGGTGGCCCCGTTCAGAGGCTTGCTGCGGGGCTTGTTAATGCAGTAGCAGACCCCCATCTTCTCTAGCAGCTCCATGATGAGGTGGAGGTCCTGCTGGGTTTGGATGAGAGGTCTCAGGAGCAGCCGGATGATGTTAGAAGGCAGGAGGCCGTGGCTGAGGAAGCCCTCCACTTGGTGCTGTAGATGGGTAGCCCTAaggttctctcccttctccccatctATAACTACACTGGTCCTCCTCTTGTCCCCCTTCTCACTGTCCGACAGTAGTCTCTCCAGCAGTGTGGACTCATCCCTCTGGAAGAAGACATTGAGGATGGCAATGAAGCGTGGCAGGTTGTGAAAGACATACTCCTTTAGTGTCCGGCTGTCCTCGAAGTAGAGTAGCTTCCCACTCTCGTGTAGGTAGGACAGGGCACTCTGCAGGCGGTCCTCCGTGAGCCCAGCCTGGAGGCCCAAACGGGCCGAGTCCCACCACGAGAGCCACAGGTCCTGGGGCTTAAAGTGCAGCTCCTCCAGCATCTGCCAGGACTTGGGCAGCACGCGGTGGAGGTTGGGGAAGATGTCACGATGGTCAGCCACTGACATGAGCTTCTCCCTCAGCCTCTGGATATTTATCTGGCTCTCTGTGCAGCTGACACACAGGACAGGGGACAGGATCTGTAGCCTATGGTTCAGCATGTACTGCAGCTGGGCTTTCTTCCGTCTCAGGTTCTTGTCTGTGACGCCGTAGAAGAGGATGTGAGGGCTGGAGGTGCGGACGTTGTAGCCCTGCTCCAGGGCCTGGTCCACCTGGTGGGCAAGGCTTCGCAGGCAATGGGTGTCCCACTTCTCCTGCAGGGAAATCTGTCTGTGGATATCAAGGTTCTTCCCCTCCACCTCCATGTCTCCACACAGGTCTCTGTGCGTGCCCACCATGCAGACCACAGCGTGGGGCACTTTGGCATTGAGGAGATGGAGGAAGTAGCCCACGTGGGGGTAAAAGTTCTTGGGTGAGTATGTTTTCAGATTCACAACGAGGATGTACAGAGCACCAGGTGAGAGAAAAAAAGGTTTGATGAGGTCATAGTTTGGCTTCCCTGACAGGTCATACACTAAAAATGTAAGACTGCGATCGGCGTCCGCTACCCAGTTAGTCACATCAACCCCTTTGTTTCCCCGAGCAGAGTTGGCATCCTGCTGCTCACTCACAACACTCTGCCTGAGTTGTGTTTTCCCAGCGTTTTTCATTCCCATCAGGACCAGTTTTAACCTGGGCTTCACAGCCAGCTGGGAATGTGCGAGTTCCTTTTGATAAGCACCGATGTAGGGGATCCCCTTCATACAGACCTCATAAGGAGGCTGGATGAGGGGGTTATCCTTCACTTTCCAAATGTTTACATTGGAAAGTTTTCCAAAGTTATCTGGAAGTATGGCTATTTGGTTTCCCTGTAAAACAAGCTCCTCCAATCTATTTAGCTCCACAATGGAGTCGGGCAGATAAGTAATGTTATTATTGTCTAACCAGAGGTTTGCCAGCCTACGCAGCTGGCCTATCTCCTCTGGAACAAAATACAGTTTATTTCTACTCAGGTAAAGCTCTTCTAGTCCTGTGATGTTTAGGATAACCTGGGGAAACTCTTCAAGCTCATTAGACGATAGATTGACCATTTTAAGTCTCTGCAGGTTGCCAAAGGAATGAGGCAGAGCTGTGAGGTTGTTACTGTCCAGCATCAGGCTCTCTAGGTTGTGCAGGTGACAGAACGTGTCTGGTAACGTGGAGATGTGAATGCTGCTGAGCCACAGGTTCTTGATGGACTGCAGCTTAGTGATGTCCTCTGGTAGACACGCAAACGTATTCCCAGAGCAGTCGAGCTCCTCCATGTCACTGAGGGCAAGAATCTCTGGGGGAAACTGGTTCAGCTTGTTGTGATCAGCATCCAGAGAACGGAGCCTCTTGAGCTGTGAGAAGGACCTGGGGAAATCACATATGTCATTGAAGCTTATGTCCAGCTCCTCTAAACAATGCAGTGCCCCAATCTGTGATGGCAGGTACTGGATGTTGTTGTGACTGATGCAGAGCTTTTTCAGCCCCTTCAGCAGGCCTATGTCCTCAGAGAAGTGGCCCAAGCAGTTGTGGCTCATGTCCAATTCCACAAGAGGACCCAGTTCAAACACCACAAAAGGAACTGTGACAAATTTGTTCCTGCGGAGGACAAGGCTACGCAGGTTTGTGAGGGTTGCCCCCAATCCTTCTGGTAGCTCGTGCAGCGAGTTATTGCCCAGATTGAGTACCTCTATATCGCTTATATTTTCAGGTAGAATGATCTTCTCCCTGTTTTGGGAGCAGAGGGTGAGCTGTCGCTGGTTGCTTCGCCGCTTCCTAGAGCCGAGAGCAGCATCTCTCCACAATTTAGCCGTTTTGAGATTGTTATCCTTGTCCCCCATGGTTTTGCAGACCGACACCTTGTTTTCATTGGGAGGAATCATCAATTATCCTGGCAATATGGTGGTCTAGGTGCCCTTGTGTCATCGATTAGTGTTCCTATCATGAACAATCCAAACAACAGAGAAAACGACAGTAATTCCATTTCGAGCAAGAACAAGAAAACATCATGCTTTTCAATCGAATCAATACTGGACTTGGCCAGCAGTGCTTCACGCATATTTATCTACGGCCGCGGACCGCACAATGAACAGGGAAACCTACCGCAATttcaaatccattttagaacacaGGCGGTTGGGCTGGCCTCGCCAGCACATTCTCTAGTATCGTGGCATCCAATCGTGTCCTATTATCAAAAAAAATAGCATGAAATCAAACAGCGGCCAATGTCTCATCCCTGTGCCTCGCTCATCTCGCTGCCTGTGATCTCTCGCAAACTAGTCCTTACTGCTCAAGGGGGAGTGAAACAGCAGCAACGCCTAGATTAACACTGCGTCAGATGTTTTTGCCTACTTGGTTTAGTTCTCGATTGACAGCCCATGATGACAATGTATTGTTATTGCTAGGCAAGAACATTTATTAGATTAAATAAAGGAATATGTCTTTTGTCTAGAGCGAGAGGTGTTTTCCTTTTTATTTAGATCACTTTTTTACATCTATTTTCCACACCCATTGAGTTGAGAAAGTTACATGTATTATTCTATATTAAGCTAATTTTTCCATAATAATTCTGGTCAGATTGGATATAAAATTATTTTATAAGAAAAAGACCAGAGTATAAAGAATGTAGTTTCTGCAATGCTATTTCGATCGAACACCAGATGTTATTGCGGAAGATAAAAAAATATCTCTCTGCGAAAAGGTTATTTTCAGTAGCAAACATTGAAATTTACATGGTGCAAACATGACTCACTGGGACAAATACAAAACACGTACCACTTTCTCTTGATGGGAAACAGTGCGTGTTCTTTCGGCGCGTTATCTGCTCTGTCTCCATCTAATGGCTATGACGCGACTGCACCGTGTTTAGCAAAACCATTACGTCACCATATTGTATAGAATGTTGAAATGTATTTCATTTAACTAGAAATCCTAGATTTACCGCTTATGGTAGAAATTTGATTAGTCCTTTTTGTTATGTACAAAACCAATTCTCTTGAACCTGATGCAATGAAGCACATACGTGTTAGAAATGTTAGGGGTTGTACCAATTGTACATTGAACTATTTTATGCAAATGTTATGCTAGTGTGTATAACAATTGTCCTTATCCATCGATCAATTGGCACTGTATATCGAGTCCAAGTTCAAATCGATTATAAAAAGCAGCACAAAAATCAGACAGACAATACATGTCAAGGACTGTCAAAGGCCTTTAAACTAAACTATACCAGAAAGTGAAGAAAGCAGGCTAAAAATGAACATCACCCACTACTAACTCCTATTAACCAGAACAGGCAATAGTTAAGCAGTATAATAATATACATTTATATAATTACCAGTATCAGGAAATTAATAGAAAAATAGAAGTACATTTTAGTTGCTTAaaattttttgttttacttggtATGGTTtgtaacaaggcagtataattaCTGGAGTTAATACATATTTATTagtaataaaataaattgttaagACAATAGCTAAATAGTTCCTACATTGTTCGCATGTGAGCTTGTGCAAAAATGTATAATGTAAATCAAAAAGTACATGCATTGCTTACACCAAACTTAAAGCCGACATCCTCAATTGTCTTGAACCAATTTCAAAAGCCTTGTGTGCTCTGTAAAAATAAACTTATGCAAGGCCTCTAACAGACACAGTCAAGTAAATTTGGCAGCTTTACACTAGCAGCCCAtatgtgttcttttgcccacTGATCTTTTACCCAATTATGGGCAagagatctgattggtcaaacgGTTAATTAGTGGCAAAAGATCCAAAGTGGGTTGCCTGTTTAAACACAGCCTTCGAGAGTTAGCAGCAAAGATTTTTTTGTtttcagacaatatgaaagaccCATTTAAAAATCAGTCTTTAAAGAAAATCCCTAGCATATGTCTTAGTCCTACTGTAGAAATCTACAGAGGATGTCAAAAGGCAGCAACAAAATTCACATTGTGGTAAGAGGCACTACTAGTCCAATTAAACGACTATCCACACAGTCCCAcaatttggagaaaaaaaaacagacccTTCGATTGAGTGGGAAAAGTgctatgattttttttaaagccatGGGGGTAAAACAGACATGGGATGCCTGCTTGAAGGCCTCAATGCAGGACTCTCAGAGCCAGGGGATGCAGAGCCGAGGTCTAGTCTCTGCTGTATGTGGGGGTGGGGCTCCTTCCACAGGGGCAGAGCTGGGCACAGTCCGCAGCTGTCCTTCGTGCATGCGCTCGTTGATGCGCAGTTGGCAGCCGTCTTGCAGCATGCGCATTGCAATGTGGGCGATATTGCGTGAGTCATCCAGGCCAGAGTGAGGGCGGCCCTCGTATTTTAGTCCCAGCTTCTCAAGCATGCAACTCAGCTTGGTCTGGGTGCGAGGGACCTGTGGAAAAGGGAAGATTCTACTCAACATAGTGTATCTAAGGAATGTCTTTACATTCTTCTACATTTAGAGAGATTTCAGCTAATTTCATgtcatacaaaaaaaaaaaaaaaaaaaaaaaaaaaaacttatagAAGTTCCCGTATAATTTTTTGATGTTGATCCACTTCTTTGCAAACTGTGGAAATCTGAGACGATTTAAACGGCACTGGGTGTTCATGAACTTGCTCATGTCCCAAGATCTGTGGAAATAACAAAAGCACATAGTTGTATACTAATGAGAACACTTAATATCTTGCTAGCGTTATCATTAATACACCAAAGCAGTGTTAGTACCCTCTGCCCACACTGACGTACCCATCTGTAAGAAGAGTGTATTTGTATTTTGTGCCAAGCTCTTTCTCCTGAAGCCAAAGCACAACCCGCTCAAGGACATCAGGGAACGTGTCTGCTTCATCCACCATTTTCTGGCCCCCAAAAAAAACAGTTACAAACTCTTATATGAACATTACATTGTGTGAACTATTTTGAATCATACTATTCAAGTCCTTCAAAATAGTTCAGTCAATGTCTATGCCTGGTGTCTCACCTGTGTTATTCCTGTCAACTTTACACAGAACTTTGACAGCTGTGTGTTGACTTCGGGTCTGACATATTCCTGAAAGGTGTCTTCCTACAAGTAAAACCAGTGTCAATCATGATACCAAAACATTTGTGTATTATTTGCATCAACAACTAATGTTAAATCGAAAGTCTATACATCTATGACCTGTATGATTGTACACACAAGCATAACAATGCATTGCTTCTAACAATGTCCCCTCCATTCCCACTCACAATCTCTAAAGTGTGCGTGTTGAGCAGAACCATTGGGAACTCAATGATTTCATGAGTGAAGTCAGCGGGGTTGTCCTGTTCACACGTTGCTTCAAAGTCCACCAATCAGATGTAGTCGTAGTAGGTATCCGTGGCTTCACCCGCTGTTACAGACTGCGGCATCGACAGCTTCTGTTTCTTGTAGTAGTTCTTCAACCGCTTCTTTATCACATCCttcacacccctacacacacacacacacacacacacacacacagggttaattTGACATTCAGTGGATTTGGAACTTCAGTGGCATGTCTAGCAGCTCTGGGATTTCCTAACACAGAGATCCTGGGGCATATTCGTGAAGCTggttctgttgcaaaacgtttcttaaaaaCAGGAGCAAACAGAATGGGGAGAGACCAACATGAAtttgtcaaataaaaaaaatctcgATTTAGtatggactaatgattacacccctggTCTCCAATGGATTATGATTGTAGCCATCTCCTGCTGAAACACTACACTAATTACAGGATTGTAACGTGGTATTTGATTACATACAGCACAATTCCTTAGCAACTGAAACAAGTGTTCCTACATACCTTGTGTCAAGCTTCAATTCTGCTAGTTTGGCACGAAGCTCATCCTTGTTCATGCGGTTGATATGTCCATTTGCAAGAGCAATCTCTTTGTAAACAGGATCACTGAAGTCGCCGTGAGTAGGAGATGCTTGAGGGAAGGGTTCAACGATGTTACAACAAACTATGAATCTGATGCAAGACTTTGACATATAGGAAAGAATGTACCGTCAATGTTAGTCACATTAGtaggtactgtagctagctagtttaacaTATCCCTGGATTCTATTTCTACTCCAATCTTGCAAGCTAGCTAGCAGTAGCTACTAACCTTGTCATCTTCCTCCGGTTTAGAGGACAATTTCACATTGCCACCCCTGTCTTGAATATTCTCTTTGTATTTCTCCATTTTTGACATAGGATTGTCTCAAccaatttgggggggggggggggcttgctaGTTGCTAACTAACTGGTAGGGTGTATCTTGACTGTGTTGTTGGCAGCCAATCATTCTGTCCTCTTGACTGTTTCCGCGCTTTCTTCACGCGTCAGTGCTCCACTACgcgcattacattttttttaaatatccgaAGTGTATCGCTGATCAACGTTATATGATAATAGAAAACCACTGTTTTATTCATGGTTTTCCAATCTTGTTCTGACAAGACACGTTGTCGGAATAATTTGGTTAAGTAATAGTGTgtgaaaaataaacaaacattccGGTGTGGTGATAATCATTATTTGTCGACGGCACAGATGGTTTGTGTACATAACAGGTTAGGAAaatgaggttaaggttagaaAAAGGGATAGGCTAATATTACAGTTGTCAACAACTTGTCCCCGACGCGACCAGTAGATGGCGCTGTAGGCCTACTCCATCTAGCCACACGGGTAGAACAAGAGGTGGTGCTGAATCCAGACCCCTCCTCAATAGGAAACCTACGGACAGGAACACCTTCCTTGGAGGTGAGTTTTCCTCCACGTCTAATTATTAAAAGTCTCCCTGTAAATCAATTCAGCCGCACCAGAAGAGTATGCAACTCTGATTCTTCTTACCAGAAACAGACCATGTACCCCATACAAAGGTTTAAGGAAAGGGGGTACAAAGACAATTGGGCAAAAGATACCAATGATCGTTTTGAAGGGCTAACACAGTTGGAACGCCTTCTTCCAAAAGTTAAAGAAAACGCAGAACATGTCCCCCCACTCTTCACCCAATACTCACCATTGGGGAAGGCATTTAAAGACATTATCAGGAAGCACTGGTACATTATTGATAGTGGCCCACAATTGAAACCCATCTTTAAATATCACTCAAGTATGGTCTTTAGAAGACCCCCAAACGTGAAAGACATTGTGGTCAAATTTGATTATCCACCAG includes the following:
- the LOC139422857 gene encoding malignant fibrous histiocytoma-amplified sequence 1 homolog encodes the protein MIPPNENKVSVCKTMGDKDNNLKTAKLWRDAALGSRKRRSNQRQLTLCSQNREKIILPENISDIEVLNLGNNSLHELPEGLGATLTNLRSLVLRRNKFVTVPFVVFELGPLVELDMSHNCLGHFSEDIGLLKGLKKLCISHNNIQYLPSQIGALHCLEELDISFNDICDFPRSFSQLKRLRSLDADHNKLNQFPPEILALSDMEELDCSGNTFACLPEDITKLQSIKNLWLSSIHISTLPDTFCHLHNLESLMLDSNNLTALPHSFGNLQRLKMVNLSSNELEEFPQVILNITGLEELYLSRNKLYFVPEEIGQLRRLANLWLDNNNITYLPDSIVELNRLEELVLQGNQIAILPDNFGKLSNVNIWKVKDNPLIQPPYEVCMKGIPYIGAYQKELAHSQLAVKPRLKLVLMGMKNAGKTQLRQSVVSEQQDANSARGNKGVDVTNWVADADRSLTFLVYDLSGKPNYDLIKPFFLSPGALYILVVNLKTYSPKNFYPHVGYFLHLLNAKVPHAVVCMVGTHRDLCGDMEVEGKNLDIHRQISLQEKWDTHCLRSLAHQVDQALEQGYNVRTSSPHILFYGVTDKNLRRKKAQLQYMLNHRLQILSPVLCVSCTESQINIQRLREKLMSVADHRDIFPNLHRVLPKSWQMLEELHFKPQDLWLSWWDSARLGLQAGLTEDRLQSALSYLHESGKLLYFEDSRTLKEYVFHNLPRFIAILNVFFQRDESTLLERLLSDSEKGDKRRTSVVIDGEKGENLRATHLQHQVEGFLSHGLLPSNIIRLLLRPLIQTQQDLHLIMELLEKMGVCYCINKPRSKPLNGATVWYKFPSYVSNEEPHAEAWVNGSSVAASQFFSVEQLQIEYSFPFLFPPGLFARYSVQINSHVVQRSDGRHQIFAYRGKVPVVVSYQPARGRLQAESLSIASHASLPNIWTAWQAIIPLVEELNVLLQEWPGLYYTVHVLCSKCLKRGSPNPHTFPGELLSQPRPEGLTEIICPKNGLERVNVALVYPPTPTVVSPCLK